One window from the genome of Bdellovibrio sp. NC01 encodes:
- a CDS encoding ABC transporter substrate-binding protein: MKTVLGALPVLALTFSMQARAEDLVRVGNLKFAHYGAVSYMQEICGKYGLKVQERVFAKGLDIMPAIIAGEIDVSASAADAAIAGRASGVPIYAVAGFAEGGARIVVRGDAGIKSMKDFKGKKVGVARGGAQELLLLAELSKAGLTWSDQPGKDVRIVYMAFADLNQALMQKSIDGMAQSEPQASQAINKNYGVELMKPYDTPMGEPIRTLVMTEKMYKERRPVAERFMKCFVEATKTFIEKPEVAQKFVIDKMFKGQITAQDFKDAIGNSPYTYDLTVEHIQITTDFMQKYGVGRMQNPPKAADWVKLDLLADAKKSLGVK; the protein is encoded by the coding sequence ATGAAAACTGTTTTGGGGGCATTACCTGTTCTTGCTCTGACATTCTCGATGCAAGCTCGCGCAGAAGATCTTGTGCGCGTTGGTAACTTAAAATTCGCGCACTACGGTGCAGTTTCCTACATGCAAGAAATCTGCGGTAAATACGGCTTGAAAGTTCAAGAGCGTGTGTTTGCTAAAGGCTTGGACATCATGCCAGCAATTATCGCCGGCGAAATTGATGTGTCTGCAAGTGCTGCCGATGCGGCGATTGCAGGTCGTGCTTCGGGCGTTCCAATATACGCTGTTGCAGGTTTTGCAGAAGGTGGTGCACGTATCGTTGTTCGTGGCGATGCGGGTATCAAATCAATGAAAGACTTTAAAGGCAAAAAAGTGGGTGTTGCTCGTGGTGGCGCTCAAGAGCTTTTGCTTTTGGCGGAACTTAGCAAAGCGGGCCTAACATGGTCTGATCAACCAGGTAAAGATGTGCGCATCGTTTACATGGCATTCGCGGATTTGAATCAAGCGTTGATGCAAAAAAGCATCGACGGTATGGCGCAATCAGAACCGCAAGCATCGCAAGCAATTAATAAAAACTACGGCGTTGAGCTGATGAAACCCTATGACACTCCAATGGGTGAACCCATCCGTACTCTTGTGATGACAGAAAAGATGTACAAAGAGCGTCGCCCGGTTGCAGAGCGTTTCATGAAGTGTTTCGTTGAAGCGACGAAAACTTTCATCGAAAAACCCGAAGTCGCGCAAAAATTCGTGATCGACAAAATGTTTAAAGGCCAAATCACGGCACAAGATTTCAAAGATGCTATCGGAAATTCTCCGTACACTTACGATCTAACAGTTGAACATATTCAAATCACGACAGACTTCATGCAAAAATATGGCGTGGGTCGTATGCAGAATCCGCCGAAAGCAGCGGACTGGGTTAAACTTGATTTGCTTGCTGACGCGAAAAAATCTTTGGGCGTGAAATAG
- the hutU gene encoding urocanate hydratase: MSRVVRAPTGNKMVCKGWLQEAAYRMIQNNLDPMVAERPEDLVVYGGIGKAARNWESFDKILEALKNLENDETLLVQSGKPIGILKTHEDAPRVLLANSNLVPKWATWEHFNELDKKGLMMYGQMTAGSWIYIGTQGIIQGTYESFVEAGRQYFNGSLKGRTILTAGLGGMGGAQPLAGVFAGACVLAVEIDPTRIQKRLETKYIDEVANDIDDAIARIKKYTAAGEAKSIALLGNMATVIHQLLEKNFIPDLLTDQTSAHDPLVGYIPEGYTVESAKPFREKDQKAYLEAAYASMAKHVRGMLAMKDRGAVTFDYGNNLRARALEAGVTNAFDYPGFVPAFIRPLFCKGSGPFRWVALSGDPNDIKVTDDAMRELFPHKKDLLRWLDMAEERIAFQGLPARICWLEYGERAKAGLMFNKLVAEGKVKAPIVIGRDHLDCGSVASPNRETEAMKDGSDAVSDWALLNALVNTACGATWVSLHHGGGVGMGYSQHAGQVIVADGTEKAAKRLERVLTADPAMGVFRHLDAGYELAHDIAVERGVKSLWL; this comes from the coding sequence ATGTCTAGAGTAGTGAGAGCACCTACGGGCAATAAAATGGTATGTAAAGGCTGGTTGCAAGAAGCTGCATATCGCATGATTCAAAATAACTTGGACCCGATGGTGGCAGAGCGCCCTGAAGATCTTGTTGTGTACGGTGGTATCGGTAAAGCCGCGCGCAACTGGGAAAGCTTCGATAAAATTTTGGAGGCTCTTAAAAATCTTGAAAACGATGAAACACTTCTTGTGCAATCAGGAAAACCAATCGGTATCTTGAAAACTCACGAAGATGCGCCACGTGTTCTTTTGGCGAATTCAAACTTAGTACCGAAGTGGGCGACATGGGAACACTTCAACGAGCTCGATAAAAAAGGTTTGATGATGTACGGCCAGATGACGGCGGGTTCATGGATCTACATCGGAACTCAAGGTATCATTCAAGGCACATACGAGTCTTTTGTTGAAGCGGGTCGCCAGTATTTCAACGGCAGCTTGAAAGGTCGCACGATCTTGACAGCAGGCTTGGGCGGCATGGGTGGAGCGCAACCTCTGGCAGGTGTGTTCGCAGGTGCCTGTGTGCTTGCGGTTGAAATCGATCCAACTCGTATTCAAAAACGTCTTGAAACAAAATACATCGATGAAGTTGCCAACGACATCGACGATGCTATTGCAAGAATCAAAAAATACACAGCAGCAGGCGAGGCGAAATCAATCGCGCTTCTTGGTAACATGGCAACAGTGATTCACCAGTTGCTTGAGAAGAATTTCATTCCGGATCTTTTGACAGACCAAACTTCTGCACATGATCCGTTGGTTGGTTACATCCCTGAAGGTTACACAGTTGAATCTGCAAAACCATTCCGCGAAAAAGATCAAAAAGCATATTTGGAAGCAGCCTATGCTTCGATGGCAAAACACGTTCGCGGTATGCTTGCGATGAAAGATCGCGGTGCTGTGACTTTCGATTACGGTAACAACTTGCGTGCACGTGCTTTGGAAGCGGGCGTAACAAATGCTTTTGATTACCCAGGTTTCGTACCGGCATTCATCCGTCCATTGTTCTGCAAAGGCTCGGGCCCATTCCGTTGGGTTGCATTGTCTGGCGATCCCAATGACATCAAAGTAACTGACGATGCGATGAGAGAATTATTCCCTCACAAAAAAGATCTTCTTCGTTGGTTGGATATGGCGGAAGAGCGTATCGCGTTCCAAGGTTTGCCAGCACGTATTTGCTGGTTGGAATACGGCGAGCGCGCAAAAGCAGGCTTGATGTTCAACAAACTTGTTGCTGAAGGTAAAGTGAAAGCACCGATCGTGATTGGTCGCGACCATTTGGATTGTGGTTCTGTGGCGTCACCAAATCGCGAAACAGAAGCGATGAAAGACGGTTCCGATGCAGTCAGCGATTGGGCGTTGTTGAATGCCCTTGTAAATACAGCTTGCGGTGCCACATGGGTGAGCTTGCATCACGGTGGTGGCGTAGGTATGGGTTACAGCCAACACGCAGGCCAAGTGATCGTTGCTGACGGTACAGAGAAAGCAGCGAAACGTCTTGAGCGTGTGTTAACGGCAGATCCAGCAATGGGTGTGTTTAGACATCTTGATGCAGGTTATGAACTTGCTCATGACATCGCCGTAGAGCGTGGTGTGAAGAGCTTGTGGCTCTAA
- a CDS encoding ABC transporter permease: MQGSVWSARLKGMVVPAVVVIVWELVVRIGWANPQVLPSPSAVLIRWYHYLLPLQPYDPAQSSYISWMFSGELIQDTIASFYRVIVGFAIGAVLALPLGLLMGSSRKGYDYFNPLIQVLRPIPPIAYIPLSILWFGLGNPPAIFLIALGAFFPVLMNTIVGVRSVDSIYIRAAQNMGAGPVTMFMKIMVPAAMPYILSGVRIGIGTGFICMIVAEMIAVNSGLGYRILEAREYFWSDKIIAGMFSIGLLGLAIDTVVDRLNNHLLRWHRGLE; encoded by the coding sequence ATGCAAGGCAGTGTGTGGTCAGCAAGATTAAAAGGAATGGTCGTTCCCGCAGTCGTTGTGATTGTGTGGGAACTTGTAGTACGAATTGGATGGGCGAACCCACAGGTTCTTCCGTCGCCTTCAGCAGTGTTGATCCGTTGGTATCACTACCTGCTGCCTTTGCAACCGTATGACCCCGCTCAAAGTTCTTATATTTCTTGGATGTTTTCAGGTGAACTCATCCAAGATACGATTGCGAGTTTTTACCGCGTGATCGTTGGTTTCGCTATCGGTGCCGTGTTAGCGCTGCCATTGGGTTTGTTAATGGGTTCAAGTCGTAAAGGTTACGATTACTTCAATCCATTGATTCAAGTTCTTCGTCCGATTCCACCGATTGCTTACATTCCGTTATCAATTTTGTGGTTCGGTTTGGGAAATCCTCCGGCGATCTTTTTGATTGCTTTAGGTGCGTTCTTCCCGGTTTTGATGAACACGATCGTTGGCGTGCGTTCAGTAGATAGTATCTACATTCGTGCGGCGCAAAACATGGGCGCAGGCCCGGTGACGATGTTCATGAAAATTATGGTTCCAGCAGCAATGCCGTATATTCTGAGTGGTGTGCGTATTGGTATCGGTACGGGTTTCATTTGTATGATCGTTGCAGAAATGATCGCGGTGAACAGCGGTCTTGGTTACCGTATTCTTGAAGCACGTGAATACTTCTGGTCAGACAAAATTATCGCAGGGATGTTCAGCATCGGTTTGTTAGGTTTAGCTATCGACACTGTTG
- the hutH gene encoding histidine ammonia-lyase: MQITGENITLENLYAAANTPSMKVELAASAKAQMQKSRDYIEGRIASGEVMYGVNTGFGAFSSVRISDGEIEQLQRNLIRSHSMGIGAPFTKTETRAMMMLRANALAKGHSGIRPTVVEKILEFLNNDIIPVVPSQGSVGASGDLAPLSHLALAIIGEGDAWGEDGKPVEVQTLLKKKNIKALDLKAKEGLSMINGCQVMTSVGLLSLWEARRLLWTADLAGAMSLEGLRGSRKAFDPLISATRPHPGEAKTARNLMKLMGEMSEIGQQHLTDDHRVQDAYSLRCMPAVHGAAKDALQYIVKVLETEANSSTDNPLVFADANKVLSCGNFHGMPVAHAMDFAGIAISSQASISECRISKMISTQMSELPPFLTPNGGLNSGHMIVQVAAASLVSENKVLAHPASVDSIPTSAEKEDHVSMGTIAARKFAQILRNAENVVAMELLSACQALDLLAPAKPAAAVAAVHAHIRKTVPFAKEDRIFSKDVEAIKAMMTSGEIMAVVNKTVGELEW; encoded by the coding sequence ATGCAAATTACAGGTGAAAACATCACTTTAGAAAACCTCTATGCGGCAGCTAATACGCCATCAATGAAAGTTGAATTGGCTGCTTCTGCAAAAGCGCAAATGCAAAAGTCTCGTGATTATATCGAGGGACGTATTGCAAGCGGCGAAGTGATGTACGGTGTGAACACTGGCTTCGGTGCCTTTTCATCTGTAAGAATCTCTGATGGCGAAATCGAACAACTGCAACGTAACTTGATTCGTTCGCATTCAATGGGCATTGGTGCTCCGTTCACGAAAACTGAAACTCGTGCGATGATGATGTTGCGTGCGAATGCTTTGGCAAAAGGTCATAGCGGTATTCGTCCAACTGTTGTTGAGAAAATTTTGGAATTCCTGAACAACGACATCATTCCAGTCGTGCCTTCACAAGGTTCCGTGGGTGCGAGTGGTGACTTGGCTCCATTGTCGCATTTGGCTTTGGCAATCATCGGTGAAGGTGATGCGTGGGGCGAAGATGGTAAACCCGTTGAAGTTCAAACTTTGCTTAAAAAGAAAAATATCAAGGCGCTTGATCTGAAAGCCAAAGAAGGTCTTTCAATGATCAACGGTTGCCAAGTGATGACGTCAGTTGGTTTGTTGTCATTGTGGGAAGCGCGTCGTTTGCTGTGGACGGCGGATCTTGCCGGTGCAATGTCACTAGAAGGCTTGCGTGGTTCACGTAAAGCGTTTGATCCATTGATCTCTGCAACACGTCCGCATCCGGGCGAAGCGAAAACGGCGCGCAATCTTATGAAGTTGATGGGCGAGATGTCTGAAATCGGTCAACAACATTTGACTGACGATCACCGTGTCCAAGATGCGTATTCACTTCGTTGTATGCCAGCGGTTCATGGGGCTGCGAAAGATGCTCTTCAGTACATCGTCAAAGTTTTGGAAACTGAAGCCAATTCCTCAACAGACAATCCATTGGTTTTTGCTGATGCGAACAAAGTTTTGTCATGCGGTAACTTCCACGGGATGCCAGTGGCGCACGCGATGGATTTCGCAGGTATTGCTATCAGCTCGCAAGCAAGCATCAGCGAATGCCGTATTTCAAAAATGATTTCGACACAGATGTCAGAACTTCCTCCATTCTTGACACCAAACGGTGGTTTGAATTCCGGTCACATGATCGTGCAAGTGGCTGCGGCATCTTTGGTCAGCGAAAACAAAGTTTTGGCGCATCCAGCATCAGTGGATTCAATTCCAACATCTGCGGAAAAAGAAGATCACGTGTCGATGGGTACGATTGCTGCTCGTAAATTTGCACAAATTCTGCGTAATGCGGAAAACGTAGTTGCCATGGAATTGTTGTCGGCATGTCAAGCTCTTGACTTGCTAGCGCCAGCAAAACCGGCAGCAGCAGTTGCCGCGGTTCATGCGCATATTCGTAAAACAGTGCCATTCGCAAAAGAAGACCGCATTTTCTCTAAGGACGTTGAAGCTATTAAAGCAATGATGACGTCTGGTGAAATTATGGCGGTTGTGAATAAAACTGTCGGCGAACTTGAGTGGTAA